A portion of the Aricia agestis chromosome 1, ilAriAges1.1, whole genome shotgun sequence genome contains these proteins:
- the LOC121728543 gene encoding uncharacterized protein LOC121728543 isoform X1, with the protein MKLIVTLLLLSAAVVSFAAVAKAPAARANLSIGSIGPRDRLLHRGYLYRQGVPNSIQYQDYMYRGNATNRISAIRAFEVGYTQYASPWLIQGGLGYNYATIRVQSARGWGYYYSIEIYGQ; encoded by the exons ATGAAATTGATCGTAACTCTGCTGCTGCTGAGCGCGGCCGTGGTCAGCTTCGCGGCCGTCGCCAAggcccccgccgcccgcgccaaCCTCAGCATCGGCAGCATCGGACCGCGGGACAGACTGCTGCATAG AGGCTACCTCTACCGCCAAGGCGTGCCCAACTCCATCCAATACCAAGACTACATGTACCGCGGCAACGCGACTAACAGGATATCAGCGATTCGGGCCTTCGAAGTCGGGTACACCCAGTACGCTAGTCCCTGGTTGATCCAGGGCGGACTTGGGTACAACTACGCTACTATCAGGGTCCAGTCTGCCAGAGGATGGGGATACTACTACAGTATCGAGATCTATGGACAGTAA
- the LOC121728543 gene encoding uncharacterized protein LOC121728543 isoform X2, protein MKLIVTLLLLSAAVVSFAAVAKAPAARANLSIGSIGPRDRLLHRSYPYREGRPYTIQYEDIVYRGNATTYITAVQATEIGGAYSTAWILAGGVGHSNVTVRVQSAAGYGYYYVVDVWGH, encoded by the exons ATGAAATTGATCGTAACTCTGCTGCTGCTGAGCGCGGCCGTGGTCAGCTTCGCGGCCGTCGCCAAggcccccgccgcccgcgccaaCCTCAGCATCGGCAGCATCGGACCGCGGGACAGACTGCTGCATAG GTCGTACCCATACCGCGAGGGTCGTCCGTACACCATCCAGTATGAAGACATCGTGTACCGCGGTAACGCCACCACGTACATAACAGCTGTGCAGGCGACGGAGATAGGGGGAGCCTACTCCACTGCCTGGATCCTCGCCGGGGGAGTCGGGCACAGCAACGTGACAGTCCGCGTACAGTCCGCCGCGGGCTACGGCTACTACTACGTTGTTGACGTTTGGGGACATTAA